From Hyla sarda isolate aHylSar1 chromosome 5, aHylSar1.hap1, whole genome shotgun sequence, a single genomic window includes:
- the RPL30 gene encoding 60S ribosomal protein L30, whose amino-acid sequence MVAAKKTKKSLESINSRLQLVMKSGKYVLGYKQTLKRIREGKAKLVILANNCPALRKSEIEYYAMLAKTGVHHYSGNNIELGTACGKYYRVCTLAIIDPGDSDIIRSMPEQQPSEK is encoded by the exons ATGGTGGCCGCCAAGAAGACG AAAAAGTCCCTGGAGTCTATAAACTCAAGGCTTCAGCTTGTGATGAAAAGTGGCAAGTACGTCCTTGGGTACAAGCAGACCTTAAAGAGGATCCGTGAGGGCAAAGCCAAACTTGTCATTCTTGCCAACAACTGCCCAGCTCTGAG AAAATCAGAGATTGAATACTATGCAATGTTGGCCAAGACTGGAGTCCACCACTACAGCGGCAACAACATTGAGCTTGGTACAGCCTGCGGCAAATACTACAGAGTGTGCACACTGGCCATTATTGATCCAG GTGACTCTGATATCATTAGAAGCATGCCAGAACAGCAGCCCAGCGAGAAGTAA